The Candidatus Methylacidiphilales bacterium genomic sequence CCCCTTTGCCGCCGTGTCGAGAACATCCAGAAGACGCGGGCTTTTTTTGAGAAGCCCGCGGCGTAATTCATAGGGATCTTTTTTGCCTGCGGCGGCGACTTCATCGAGAAAACTTTCGACGACAAAGGTGTTGTGCGAATGTCCGACAGACCGCCAGAAACCGACGGGAATGCCGGGTTCCTTCCGGACATACTCCACCCGCAGATTAGGAATTTCGTAAGGCAGATCCGCCGATCCTTCGACGGCGGCACGATCAACCGTTGGAGTAGCCATCCCCAGGGCTGCCGCATGCGCGGCAAAAATGGAAGGCGCAACAATCCGATGCATCCAGGCGATTGGCCATCCTTTGGTATCGAGCGCCGCCGTGATATAGCTGTAAACAGCAGGCCGGTAATGGTCATGCTGCATATCGTCTTCCCGTGTCCAGATGACTTTAACCGGAAGGTGGAGAGCTTTGGATATTTCCACGGACTCCGCGACGAAATCCTGTTCCGCGCGGCGGCCGAAACCGGTGCCCAGAAAAGTGGTGTTGACGACAACAGATTCTTCGGGAACTCCGGTGATCTTTGACGCGACGCGCTGTGCCAGAGTCTGTCCCTGCGTCGGGGCCCAGATTTCACAGGCTCCCGACCGCACATAAGCAGTGCAGTTCATGGGCTCCATGTTCGCATGGGCCAGATAAGGCAATTGATAGACGGCCTCTATTTTACGTCCGGACTTTTCCAGAACGCCCGGCGCGTCCCCGTCATTTCTGGCGGAGACACCGCGTTGTTTCGAGGCCTCCTGGAATGACTTCATGATTCCGTCAGTGGACTGGCCGGCTGTCGGTCCTTCTTCCCATTGGACACGAAGAGCCTCCCTTCCTTTTTGCGCAGCAAAGAAGGTGTCGGCTACAACCGCAACTCCATCCGAAATTTTTAAAACATCGCGAACTCCCGCCACCTTTTTTGCGTCCGTTGCATCAAAGTCGGCAACATGGCCTCCGAAAACGGGGCAGCGGGCCACAACGGCTGTCAACATGCCGGTTTGACGGACATCGATGCCGAAGGTTCCCCGTCCCCGGACTTTAGCCGGAGTATCGAGCCGGTTTTCCGGAGTGCCCAGAATTTTATAATTTTCCGGTGTCTTGGGTTTGATGCTTTTGGGTACGGAAAGCGCAGCGGCTTTGGAAACCAGTTCACGATAATTAGCTTTGCGCTTACTTGCAGGATGCAGAACCGCGCCGTTTTCTGTTTTGCAGGATCCGGCATCGACTTTCCATTCTTTTGCGGCCGCTTCCACGAGCATGGCCCGTGCCGCCGCGCCAGCCTCCCGCACAGGATTCCAAAATGCCCGGACGCTGGAGGAACCTCCTGTGAGCTGCATTCCGATGATAGTATTGGTATAGACTTTGGCGGCCGGAGCCTGCTCGAAATGAACGTTCTTCCAGTCAGCGTCCAGTTCTTCGGCGACCATCATGGGGAATGATGTCAAAACGCCCTGTCCCATATCGGATTGGGGGACGAGCACGGTAATCATACCTGCCTCATCTATTTTCAAATAGGCATTGGGAACAAAGGATGTGGATTTTTCAGCCGCATCCGCTTCCAAGGATAAAGGAATTTTGAATCCTAGAATCAAGCTGCTTCCGGCGATTGCCCCTGCTTTCAAAAAATCGCGCCGGCTCAAATTAATAATCTTATTCATGCGCCACCTCCTGCC encodes the following:
- a CDS encoding xanthine dehydrogenase family protein molybdopterin-binding subunit, encoding MNKIINLSRRDFLKAGAIAGSSLILGFKIPLSLEADAAEKSTSFVPNAYLKIDEAGMITVLVPQSDMGQGVLTSFPMMVAEELDADWKNVHFEQAPAAKVYTNTIIGMQLTGGSSSVRAFWNPVREAGAAARAMLVEAAAKEWKVDAGSCKTENGAVLHPASKRKANYRELVSKAAALSVPKSIKPKTPENYKILGTPENRLDTPAKVRGRGTFGIDVRQTGMLTAVVARCPVFGGHVADFDATDAKKVAGVRDVLKISDGVAVVADTFFAAQKGREALRVQWEEGPTAGQSTDGIMKSFQEASKQRGVSARNDGDAPGVLEKSGRKIEAVYQLPYLAHANMEPMNCTAYVRSGACEIWAPTQGQTLAQRVASKITGVPEESVVVNTTFLGTGFGRRAEQDFVAESVEISKALHLPVKVIWTREDDMQHDHYRPAVYSYITAALDTKGWPIAWMHRIVAPSIFAAHAAALGMATPTVDRAAVEGSADLPYEIPNLRVEYVRKEPGIPVGFWRSVGHSHNTFVVESFLDEVAAAGKKDPYELRRGLLKKSPRLLDVLDTAAKGAGWTKPLGKGHYRGIAAAEAYGSFVAQVVEIAMEDKKNFRVQRVVCAVDCGQTINPRTIEAQIEGGIVFGLTAALKDAITIDHGRVTQSNFNDYPMLRINEMPVVEVHIAKNHETPGGIGEVGVPTVAPALAGAIYAATGKRIRELPLPA